The Bacillus sp. Marseille-Q1617 genome has a segment encoding these proteins:
- a CDS encoding pentapeptide repeat-containing protein, with translation MTNRLKIDKPKIQPNLKKAQFEDVYYEEDPLLAECEIRNAFVEGEELEKLHVSSVYFKSVRLLNSSFRKADLTDVVFDNCDLSNTRFEEGIFHRVTFKDCKLLGLDLSQAHLKNVSFENCILNISSFIEARLKQVLFEKSTLHSSNFYQSRLEKTTFDQCDLNDIDFTVTNLKGIDISSSFFEKINVEADNLRGCIVSPQQAVSFASLLGLKVKE, from the coding sequence ATGACGAATCGATTGAAAATAGATAAACCAAAAATCCAACCAAATTTGAAAAAAGCACAGTTTGAAGATGTTTACTATGAAGAAGATCCCCTATTGGCAGAATGTGAAATCCGGAATGCATTTGTAGAAGGGGAAGAGTTGGAAAAGCTGCATGTCTCAAGCGTATATTTCAAGAGTGTAAGACTTTTGAATTCCTCCTTTCGGAAAGCGGATTTGACGGATGTGGTCTTTGATAACTGCGATTTATCCAACACCCGTTTTGAAGAAGGGATCTTTCACAGGGTAACGTTCAAAGATTGCAAACTGCTAGGGCTCGACCTTTCACAAGCCCACTTAAAAAATGTCTCATTTGAAAATTGCATCCTGAATATCAGTAGTTTCATAGAGGCGAGGCTAAAACAGGTCCTGTTTGAGAAATCTACTTTACACAGCTCGAATTTCTATCAAAGCCGGCTGGAAAAAACAACATTTGATCAGTGCGACCTGAACGACATTGATTTTACGGTGACCAACCTGAAGGGAATCGATATCAGCTCAAGCTTCTTTGAGAAGATCAATGTAGAAGCTGATAACCTGAGAGGATGTATCGTCTCTCCTCAGCAGGCTGTTTCCTTTGCTTCCCTGCTGGGTTTGAAAGTGAAAGAGTAA
- a CDS encoding L-lactate permease encodes MSTGMLAILSLLPILAVGIFLVGLRWPASKAMPISYLVAVGLALFVWKVPGANVAAASVNGLVVAGTLLYIIFGAILLLNTLQESGGIKTIRQGFTDISADRRIQVIIIAWLFGSFIEGSAGFGTPAAVAVPLLVGLGFPAMAAVIAGMVIQSTPVSFGAVGTPILVGVQTGLSADAGITSNLLAFVTDIGTKVALLHMITGTLIPLFVVALMTRFFGKNKSFSEGIKVWKFAIFAAFAMTIPYLIVANLLGPEFPSMIGGLVGLAIVITAAKKGFLMPPKEEAWDFEEKSKWDPEWSGKLEIKDIAHKSGSMSMVRAWTPYILVGLFLVLTRLKSLPFLEWMQAWKITIPNIFGTDISSSFQPLYLPGTIFIVVSLITFFLHGMNGGAYKRAWAQSGKTMIAASTALVFTVPMVQVFLNTGGGAAGFEKMPIELANGVAALAGEYWPLFSTFIGGMGAFIAGSNTVSNMMFSLFQFDVGSQIGVDATWIVALQAVGGAAGNMICVHNVVAASAVVGLVGKEGAVIRKTLLPFAYYALFAGSLGYSIVWYSEKGLFNLGSFIVAAIAIGAMYIIATNNKRSSLLLTKDISGPKVKQG; translated from the coding sequence ATGAGTACTGGTATGTTGGCAATCTTATCTCTTTTACCCATCCTGGCAGTAGGTATTTTCCTCGTTGGTCTCAGGTGGCCGGCAAGTAAGGCAATGCCCATTTCTTATTTAGTCGCAGTCGGGCTTGCATTATTTGTATGGAAAGTACCAGGAGCCAATGTGGCTGCAGCCTCTGTGAACGGATTGGTCGTCGCGGGGACTCTTTTGTACATCATTTTCGGAGCGATCTTGTTATTGAACACGCTGCAGGAGAGCGGCGGCATCAAGACAATCCGTCAGGGCTTTACGGACATCTCGGCAGACAGAAGGATTCAAGTCATTATCATTGCTTGGCTATTTGGTTCTTTCATTGAAGGTTCTGCAGGATTTGGAACACCTGCGGCAGTCGCTGTTCCTTTGCTGGTGGGACTCGGGTTCCCGGCTATGGCAGCCGTTATTGCCGGGATGGTGATTCAAAGTACACCTGTATCATTCGGGGCCGTCGGTACACCGATCCTCGTGGGGGTCCAAACAGGTTTATCGGCTGATGCAGGCATCACTTCCAACTTATTGGCCTTTGTTACCGATATCGGGACAAAGGTAGCGCTGCTCCACATGATCACGGGTACACTCATTCCATTGTTTGTGGTGGCGTTGATGACCAGGTTCTTTGGGAAAAACAAATCGTTCTCAGAAGGAATCAAAGTATGGAAGTTTGCTATTTTTGCAGCTTTCGCCATGACAATCCCTTACCTTATTGTAGCGAATTTGCTGGGACCAGAATTCCCATCCATGATTGGTGGATTAGTCGGTCTTGCCATCGTGATTACGGCAGCAAAAAAAGGATTTCTTATGCCTCCTAAAGAAGAAGCTTGGGATTTTGAAGAAAAGTCAAAATGGGATCCTGAATGGAGCGGGAAGCTTGAAATCAAGGACATCGCTCATAAAAGCGGAAGCATGAGCATGGTTCGTGCATGGACCCCGTATATTCTCGTAGGGCTGTTTTTGGTATTGACCAGATTGAAATCGCTTCCATTTCTGGAGTGGATGCAAGCGTGGAAAATTACGATCCCGAACATCTTTGGTACGGACATCAGTTCAAGCTTCCAGCCGTTGTATTTACCGGGCACCATCTTCATCGTTGTATCATTGATTACATTCTTCCTTCATGGGATGAACGGAGGCGCATACAAGCGGGCATGGGCACAATCCGGGAAAACGATGATTGCCGCATCGACAGCTCTTGTTTTCACCGTTCCGATGGTTCAAGTGTTTTTGAACACAGGAGGAGGGGCAGCCGGTTTTGAAAAAATGCCGATTGAATTAGCCAACGGAGTGGCAGCGTTAGCCGGTGAGTATTGGCCGCTCTTTTCCACCTTCATTGGTGGTATGGGGGCCTTCATCGCTGGCAGTAACACCGTCAGTAATATGATGTTTTCCCTTTTCCAATTTGATGTTGGTTCCCAAATCGGTGTAGACGCCACTTGGATCGTTGCCTTGCAGGCAGTCGGCGGGGCAGCTGGAAACATGATCTGCGTTCACAACGTCGTTGCAGCATCCGCGGTTGTAGGGTTGGTAGGGAAAGAAGGGGCCGTCATTCGAAAAACGCTGCTTCCGTTTGCCTACTATGCCCTGTTTGCAGGATCATTGGGCTATTCGATCGTTTGGTACTCTGAAAAAGGATTATTTAATCTCGGATCCTTCATCGTGGCCGCCATTGCCATTGGGGCCATGTATATCATTGCAACAAACAATAAGCGCAGCAGCTTACTGCTTACGAAAGATATCAGCGGTCCTAAAGTGAAGCAGGGATAG
- a CDS encoding fumarylacetoacetate hydrolase family protein — MKFTRFQTGNEEYTGVLDGSSIKQIKGDIFSEWEYTGHVYAANEVKFLAPLEPNQIIGIGANFVSKKDELPESLPDIPVFFFKPASSVIGPEEDILIPENIDSVKFESELAVVIGKEAKNVGEGDILDYVFGYTVGNDVTAPQFFHEAGHWTIGKSFDTFTPIGPVIETELDPFTINVEARLNGEEKQNSPTDLMIVPIREMISYLTKVMTLKPGDVILTGSPAGAEMVGAGDVIECEIKEIGKLKNSFVASGNRVGIS; from the coding sequence ATGAAATTCACTAGATTCCAGACAGGAAATGAAGAATATACAGGAGTACTGGACGGCAGCAGCATCAAGCAGATCAAGGGGGATATCTTTTCAGAATGGGAATACACGGGACATGTATACGCCGCGAATGAGGTGAAGTTCCTCGCCCCGCTGGAACCAAATCAAATCATTGGCATCGGAGCCAATTTCGTATCCAAGAAGGACGAATTACCGGAATCTTTGCCTGATATCCCAGTGTTTTTCTTCAAGCCGGCGTCATCTGTTATCGGACCCGAAGAAGACATCCTCATACCAGAAAACATTGATTCAGTAAAATTCGAGTCGGAACTCGCAGTGGTGATAGGAAAGGAAGCGAAAAATGTGGGGGAGGGAGATATCCTTGATTACGTATTTGGCTACACAGTCGGTAATGATGTCACGGCTCCTCAATTCTTCCACGAGGCCGGTCACTGGACGATCGGGAAGTCATTCGATACCTTCACCCCGATCGGGCCTGTAATCGAAACAGAACTGGATCCTTTTACCATCAACGTTGAGGCGAGACTGAATGGTGAAGAAAAGCAAAACAGCCCGACTGATTTGATGATTGTACCGATCCGGGAGATGATATCCTATCTGACGAAAGTGATGACGTTGAAGCCGGGGGATGTCATTTTAACCGGTAGTCCAGCAGGTGCTGAAATGGTTGGAGCGGGAGACGTGATCGAATGCGAAATCAAGGAAATCGGGAAATTGAAGAATTCCTTTGTGGCTTCCGGGAATAGAGTCGGAATATCGTAA
- the thiM gene encoding hydroxyethylthiazole kinase yields the protein MFELVTKLREKNPLVHNITNVVVTNFTANGLLSLGASPVMAYAKEEVEDMARISGALVLNIGTLSREEVEAMIMAGKAANEQGVPVVLDPVGAGATAFRTEMSKKILKEVKVSIIRGNAAEVANVAGEKWAIKGVDAGAGGGSTTELAEKVAKQFGSTIVITGEKDVISNGTATNEVSNGHPLLTKVTGTGCLLSSVIGAFAAIEKDLVKAATTAVSAYGIAAEKAARSAAEKGPGSFQIELIDHLSKIGEQDETFAKIKTIKE from the coding sequence ATGTTTGAATTGGTGACTAAGTTAAGAGAAAAAAATCCGCTCGTACATAATATTACAAATGTCGTGGTGACGAATTTCACCGCGAATGGTCTGCTATCGCTCGGGGCATCGCCAGTGATGGCATATGCTAAGGAAGAAGTGGAGGACATGGCAAGGATTTCGGGGGCGCTCGTTTTGAATATCGGCACCTTGTCACGTGAAGAGGTCGAGGCAATGATCATGGCAGGGAAAGCTGCAAATGAACAAGGTGTACCTGTGGTCCTCGATCCGGTGGGCGCAGGGGCGACGGCGTTCCGTACGGAAATGTCTAAGAAAATACTGAAGGAAGTAAAGGTCTCAATTATAAGAGGAAATGCTGCCGAAGTGGCCAATGTTGCTGGAGAAAAGTGGGCAATCAAAGGTGTAGATGCTGGTGCGGGGGGTGGCAGTACCACAGAACTTGCCGAGAAAGTGGCAAAACAGTTCGGTTCCACCATTGTGATCACGGGTGAAAAGGACGTCATCTCTAATGGGACGGCAACCAATGAAGTGTCGAATGGCCATCCGTTATTAACGAAGGTCACCGGTACAGGCTGTCTGTTATCATCGGTCATCGGCGCTTTTGCTGCAATCGAAAAGGATTTAGTGAAGGCTGCGACCACAGCAGTTTCTGCCTATGGGATCGCCGCTGAAAAAGCAGCAAGATCAGCAGCGGAAAAAGGGCCGGGAAGCTTTCAAATCGAACTGATTGATCATCTTTCCAAGATTGGCGAACAAGATGAAACATTTGCTAAAATAAAAACCATCAAAGAATAA
- a CDS encoding IclR family transcriptional regulator, whose protein sequence is MERENMVKSVSRSLDIILLISMKKGGMGVTEIANQIDINKSSVYRILTTLVQYGFIEQDELTGRYKLGYKFLEISSRLLESIDLREEAKPFLLELEEETNEVIHLVVYDQGEVVYIEKLEGNEVLRMHSKVGKRAPMHCTSVGKAILAHLPTNDVIDILDRKGMPMHTDQTITDKDQFLKELIRVKQTGYALDLEENEYGITCIAAPIFDHLEKVVAALSISGPTMRMSGQRMEELKVRIPQIAKQISARLGHVHTN, encoded by the coding sequence GTGGAAAGAGAAAATATGGTCAAATCCGTCAGCCGGTCGCTGGATATCATCCTGTTGATCAGTATGAAAAAGGGCGGTATGGGTGTGACTGAAATCGCGAATCAGATCGACATAAATAAAAGCTCTGTCTACCGTATTCTGACAACTCTCGTTCAGTACGGCTTCATTGAGCAGGACGAATTGACGGGGCGTTATAAGCTTGGTTATAAATTCCTCGAAATCAGCTCAAGGTTATTGGAATCGATTGATCTGCGCGAGGAAGCGAAGCCCTTTTTACTGGAGCTTGAAGAAGAGACAAATGAAGTCATCCATCTTGTTGTGTATGACCAGGGCGAAGTGGTGTATATTGAGAAGCTTGAAGGCAATGAAGTGCTCAGGATGCATTCAAAGGTTGGAAAAAGGGCGCCGATGCACTGTACGTCGGTAGGAAAAGCGATTCTCGCTCATCTTCCGACAAACGACGTTATCGACATACTTGATCGCAAGGGAATGCCGATGCACACCGATCAGACGATTACCGATAAAGATCAATTTTTGAAAGAACTGATCAGGGTGAAGCAAACCGGCTATGCGCTCGATCTGGAGGAAAATGAGTACGGGATCACATGCATCGCGGCCCCGATTTTCGATCATCTTGAAAAGGTGGTTGCTGCACTCAGTATCTCCGGTCCGACGATGCGTATGTCCGGGCAGCGGATGGAAGAATTGAAAGTAAGGATCCCTCAGATTGCAAAGCAGATATCTGCCCGGCTCGGCCATGTTCATACCAATTAA
- the rlmD gene encoding 23S rRNA (uracil(1939)-C(5))-methyltransferase RlmD produces MVVTIHGLDKKGSGQAEVWRKNELGNPKKLKLMIPQTLPGEKVRVTVDHPEKKRRKAMPDEIVEAHPERTDAPCPHFERCGGCVWQHWTYEGQLEEKTKHVRKSIEAEGFDPALVRDTIGMDEPWQYRNKMEFTFAPDGSMGLHEQGNFRKVISLETCLIASEQMVEAAMEVADWVKDHELEGYNKDTHEGLLRHLMVRQSFATGELMLAVFSTKGPEGELQSAVDDLKARVEKKLPHVKSLLWMENTDWADRTQAEKIHLLAGRDYINDEMDGYRFRLWFDTFFQTNPEQAQKLVDLAVEMSKPKKTEKMIDLFCGVGTFSLPFASRVGKLAGIEIVESSIESAKRNAEDNGITNTYFLAKDARKGIDQVLESFGHPELLMLDPPRSGAGGKVMRRIGRSQPERIVYVSCNPDTFATDIKELEPFGYTLDAVQPVDLFPHTVHVECVATLTLNK; encoded by the coding sequence ATGGTTGTTACTATACATGGATTGGATAAGAAGGGTTCAGGACAAGCCGAAGTTTGGCGTAAGAATGAACTCGGTAATCCGAAGAAATTAAAACTTATGATCCCGCAGACGCTGCCGGGAGAGAAGGTGCGCGTGACGGTCGATCATCCCGAAAAGAAAAGACGGAAAGCGATGCCTGATGAAATCGTGGAGGCTCATCCTGAACGTACGGATGCGCCGTGCCCGCACTTTGAACGCTGCGGCGGCTGTGTGTGGCAGCATTGGACGTACGAAGGCCAGCTGGAGGAAAAGACGAAACATGTGAGAAAATCCATCGAAGCCGAGGGCTTTGACCCGGCGCTTGTCCGCGACACGATTGGAATGGACGAGCCTTGGCAGTACCGTAATAAGATGGAATTCACGTTTGCTCCTGACGGCTCCATGGGTCTTCATGAGCAGGGGAATTTCCGCAAAGTCATTTCACTCGAAACCTGCCTGATCGCCAGCGAACAAATGGTGGAAGCCGCAATGGAAGTGGCAGACTGGGTGAAGGATCATGAGTTGGAAGGGTACAACAAAGATACCCACGAAGGACTGCTTCGCCATTTGATGGTGCGCCAGTCGTTTGCAACAGGTGAGTTGATGCTTGCCGTATTTTCTACGAAAGGTCCTGAAGGTGAACTTCAATCTGCGGTGGACGACCTGAAAGCCCGTGTGGAGAAGAAGCTCCCGCATGTGAAAAGTCTGCTGTGGATGGAAAACACGGACTGGGCGGACCGCACACAGGCTGAGAAGATTCATCTGCTTGCCGGCCGCGATTACATCAATGACGAAATGGATGGATACCGTTTCCGCCTGTGGTTCGATACGTTCTTCCAGACAAACCCGGAACAGGCCCAGAAACTCGTTGACTTGGCGGTAGAAATGAGCAAGCCGAAGAAAACGGAAAAAATGATCGACCTCTTCTGCGGAGTCGGTACATTCTCCCTTCCGTTCGCCAGCAGAGTAGGGAAGCTTGCCGGCATTGAGATCGTCGAAAGCTCGATCGAGTCCGCAAAGCGGAACGCCGAGGATAATGGGATCACAAACACGTACTTCCTGGCAAAGGATGCACGTAAAGGGATCGATCAGGTGCTCGAAAGCTTCGGACATCCGGAATTATTGATGCTCGATCCGCCGCGTTCAGGCGCAGGCGGGAAAGTCATGAGAAGAATTGGACGCTCCCAGCCGGAACGAATCGTTTATGTATCATGCAACCCCGATACATTCGCAACGGATATCAAGGAACTGGAGCCATTCGGTTACACACTCGATGCTGTTCAGCCAGTGGATCTTTTCCCGCATACCGTTCATGTGGAATGTGTCGCTACATTGACATTGAATAAATAA
- a CDS encoding S9 family peptidase, producing the protein MHESLAPPCDIIKKLEVTKDGTLFLLGMSAGRIDNLFKKERKGGWSQLTNNKVLGISDDSMIAPEVIHYPSVDGLEIEALLFMPAKENKQDITIFWPHGGPQNAERLTYRPLFQYLVQSGYTIFAPNFRGSTGYGAPFQKMVEQDWGGGPRLDCVKGMDWLIEKGYAEKGKIAAMGGSYGGYMSLLLAGRHSDYLCGIIDIFGISNLHTFIANIPPTWRPLIHQLVGDPEKDDEKLVKDSPITYIDHMNKPMFIIHGENDPRVKKEESERIVDSLKEKGIDVEYLLFDDEGHGFSKKKNEMEAYRRIRTFLANSIH; encoded by the coding sequence ATGCATGAATCGCTGGCTCCACCCTGTGACATCATTAAAAAATTGGAAGTGACCAAAGATGGAACGCTTTTCCTATTAGGGATGTCTGCCGGCCGCATCGATAATCTTTTCAAAAAGGAAAGAAAAGGCGGCTGGTCTCAGCTGACTAATAATAAGGTGCTCGGCATAAGCGATGACAGCATGATAGCACCTGAAGTCATCCACTACCCATCTGTTGACGGCTTGGAGATTGAAGCTTTGCTATTCATGCCTGCAAAAGAAAATAAGCAGGACATCACAATCTTCTGGCCGCACGGCGGTCCCCAGAATGCTGAGCGCCTCACGTACAGGCCTTTATTTCAATACCTGGTTCAGAGCGGCTATACCATATTCGCTCCGAATTTCAGAGGCAGCACTGGATACGGTGCACCCTTCCAGAAGATGGTGGAACAGGATTGGGGCGGCGGTCCACGGCTTGATTGCGTGAAAGGCATGGATTGGCTGATCGAAAAAGGCTATGCTGAGAAAGGAAAAATCGCTGCGATGGGAGGAAGCTATGGCGGATATATGAGCCTGCTTCTCGCAGGAAGGCATTCTGACTATTTATGTGGAATCATTGATATATTCGGTATTTCCAATCTGCACACCTTTATAGCTAATATTCCTCCAACATGGAGACCGCTCATTCATCAGCTGGTCGGAGATCCCGAAAAAGATGATGAAAAATTAGTAAAGGACTCACCGATTACCTATATCGATCATATGAATAAGCCCATGTTCATCATCCATGGGGAAAACGATCCACGGGTGAAAAAGGAAGAGTCTGAGAGAATAGTGGATAGCTTGAAAGAGAAGGGTATTGATGTTGAGTACCTCCTCTTTGATGATGAGGGGCATGGTTTTTCAAAAAAGAAGAATGAAATGGAAGCCTATCGGCGGATCCGGACATTTTTAGCCAATAGTATACATTAA
- the thiE gene encoding thiamine phosphate synthase — protein sequence MTTFRQHEIEEFLQLYFIMGSTNCKKDPVYVLEQAIQGGITLFQFREKGKGALEGIEKVRLAERLQKVCSEAGIPFIVNDDVDLAVEMDADGIHVGQEDLAANFVRERAGDKILGVSAHSLEEAEKAIEDGADYLGLGPIYPTISKDDARAVSGLSIIENFRKNGITIPIVGIGGINAANARNVIQAGANGVSLISAIAAAEDVKKASEELKRAIM from the coding sequence ATGACAACATTTAGGCAGCATGAAATCGAGGAGTTCCTTCAGCTTTATTTTATTATGGGAAGTACGAACTGCAAGAAGGATCCAGTTTACGTCCTTGAGCAGGCGATCCAAGGAGGGATCACCCTCTTCCAGTTCCGTGAAAAAGGCAAAGGTGCCTTAGAGGGCATTGAAAAGGTGAGGCTTGCGGAAAGATTGCAGAAGGTATGCAGTGAGGCAGGCATACCTTTTATCGTGAATGACGATGTAGACCTTGCAGTGGAGATGGATGCGGACGGCATTCATGTCGGACAGGAGGATCTCGCCGCAAACTTTGTACGTGAAAGGGCCGGCGATAAGATCTTGGGCGTGTCGGCACATAGCCTTGAAGAGGCAGAGAAAGCGATCGAGGACGGAGCCGATTACCTCGGGCTCGGACCGATCTACCCGACCATTTCCAAGGACGATGCACGCGCTGTCAGCGGACTTTCCATCATTGAAAACTTCCGTAAGAACGGTATCACGATCCCTATCGTAGGGATCGGCGGCATCAACGCCGCAAACGCAAGGAACGTCATCCAGGCAGGAGCAAATGGCGTCTCCCTGATTTCAGCGATTGCAGCGGCGGAAGATGTAAAAAAGGCTTCTGAAGAATTGAAGAGAGCAATAATGTGA
- the thiD gene encoding bifunctional hydroxymethylpyrimidine kinase/phosphomethylpyrimidine kinase, with translation MTVNKALTIAGSDSGGGAGIQADLKTFQELGVYGMSAITAVTAQNTLGVHGVYPVSIEGIVKQIDAIGEDLGTDALKTGMLFSSEVIEAVSERIHHYGWKNVVVDPVMIAKGGAKLLQEEAVRAMKEKLIPLTSVITPNIPEAEVLTDLKIESLDDRREASKILVGMGAESVVIKGGHADGGEVVDLFYDGTSFEELVSPRIDTPHTHGTGCTFSAAITAQLANGLGMRDSVVTAKEYIRAAIEDGLGIDGGHGPTNHWAFNKRGGHR, from the coding sequence ATGACTGTAAATAAAGCACTGACGATTGCAGGGTCGGACAGCGGGGGCGGTGCCGGCATCCAGGCGGATCTCAAGACGTTCCAGGAATTAGGTGTGTACGGGATGTCGGCAATCACGGCTGTTACCGCACAAAATACATTAGGTGTACATGGCGTATATCCTGTAAGCATCGAAGGTATTGTAAAGCAGATCGATGCAATCGGAGAAGATTTAGGCACAGACGCTCTGAAGACCGGGATGCTTTTTTCCAGTGAAGTGATTGAAGCGGTCAGCGAGCGAATCCATCATTATGGATGGAAGAATGTCGTCGTCGACCCCGTCATGATCGCAAAGGGCGGGGCGAAGCTTTTACAAGAGGAAGCAGTCCGGGCGATGAAAGAAAAACTGATTCCGCTGACATCTGTGATCACACCGAATATACCGGAAGCAGAAGTGCTGACGGATTTGAAGATCGAATCGTTGGATGACCGAAGGGAAGCATCCAAAATTCTTGTTGGAATGGGGGCGGAATCCGTCGTCATCAAAGGCGGGCATGCCGACGGCGGGGAAGTGGTTGATTTATTCTATGATGGGACAAGCTTTGAAGAGCTTGTTTCCCCTAGAATCGACACACCCCATACCCACGGGACAGGATGTACCTTCTCGGCAGCCATCACTGCCCAGCTGGCAAACGGCTTGGGTATGAGAGATTCAGTCGTGACAGCAAAAGAATATATCCGCGCTGCCATTGAGGATGGACTTGGGATTGACGGGGGACATGGACCGACGAATCACTGGGCTTTTAACAAACGGGGTGGACATAGATGA